Sequence from the Isachenkonia alkalipeptolytica genome:
TTGGAAGTGAGAACCTCCAGTATTCTTCGTAGGCGATCCCCCGCCGCTTTTTGCAGTCCCGAGGCCATGGTCTTCATGCCGAAAAGAAATAGTCCCAATCCTCCGACCATGCCTGTAAATATAGAAAAAAACATTATAGTCCCTCCCGCTCTATGTAGAATTATTTTGTAAGGATTAAAGCATACCATAATACTATTCTAGAAAAAAGTGAATTCTCCTTTTTAAAATGAAATTTTTTTTGAGAGATCTAGACTGGGGTGGTTTTCTTTTAAAACCCGGGGTATAGTATCAGTAAATATTCAGTTTACAGGAGGGATAACTGTGCCAATTGTTGCTAAAGGAAAGAAAACCGCAATACGACCCATTACCCTGGAGGATGCGGAAATATTCGCCCGGTGGTGGAATGACGGCAGGGTCATGAAAGATGTAGGGTTTCCTGAAGGGTTGGGGATTTCCCTGGAAAAAGTTCGGGAGGATTTTCAAAAAGAGATCCGGGAGGGAAAGAAGGGTTTTCCGGATTCCCGAAGATTTGTAATTCTGGACCGCTTGACGGATCAACCCGTGGGGGAGATTTCCTTCGGAAAAATCGATTACAGTAAGCGAAGCTGCCGGATCGGTATGAAAATCGGGAAGGTTACAGAACAGGGCAAAGGTCTTGGAGCCGATGCATTGCAAACTTTTATGGATTATCTTTATGATCGTTATGGTTTTTGGTCCATAGATATCGATGTTCTTTCGGATAATCAACGGGCTTTGGGGCTGTACCAAAAGGTGGGCTTTGTGATCGAGGAAGAAGTACAAAACTATTGGACGGATCCCTCAGGGAATCACCGGGACGTGGTGTTTTTAAAGCATCAAAGAGAGCCGAGGAAATTAGTGGATTATTTGAACAAGCGCTGCAGTGTTCGGGATTTCGGAAAAGAGGCCGTGGGGGAGACTGTCATCGACGAAGTGTTGGAAGCCGGACGGCTCTCCCCTTCAGGAGGCAATGAACAGCCCTGGAAATTTGCTCTGATTCAAAATCGAGAGCTGATGGAAAGAATCGTTGAAAGTGCTTACAATCAGGTATGGATGTTGGATGCAAGCTTTTGGGTGGTGCTGATTACCAAGATAGTTTCCGATGATAGAGGGGGGCGGGATATCCAAAAGTCCCGATTTCCCCAATATGAAGACCAAATTGACGAAATGGATCAAGCCTTTTACGCCAGGCTTAATCAGGAGGAGCATCAGACAAAGATCCCCGGTACTCATATGGTGTTGGCGGCGCTGGAACACGGGGTAGGTTCCACTTGGGTATCCTATTTTAAAGTGGATGAGGTTCAAGAGCTCTTAGGACTGTCCTCAAATGAAATTCCCTCAGAAATCCTGGCCTTCGGTTATCCCCAGAAACCGATGAAATCCACGGGCAAAAAGCCCATGGAAAGTATTCTTCTTCGATATGATTAAAAAGAGTAAACAGGCTGCACCGGGGCAGGTTCGCCTATTATACCCAGGCTGTGTCCCGGTGTTTTTTATCTACAGGGAAAGACCTTCAGCTCAGCCCTGTTCTTAGCTTTGTCCCTTGAGGGTAAGGCCCTCGATTAGAATCTTACATGTTATCTTTTACATACTCAATGCCCTGATCGGTAATTTCTATATGATATTTTAGAGGCAAACGTTGAATGGCCACGTACTGATCCTCTTCTAAGGATTTGTATGCAGATTCGGTGATCGTAAAGGCATTTTTAATATCCTGATCAAAGGAATGATAATTCGTTCGCTTGTCGATTCGCTCTAAGGAGATATAGTAGGGTTTCCCCAAGGGGGCGTTCTCCGTATATTTTCGATAGAGTTCTGTGAGTAAATTCATTTTCAGTCTTTGAAATTTTTCAGCGGATGACATTCTTCCATCTCCCTTCAATATCGATTTTACCGTAAGTATGCTCGGTTACTTAAAAACTTCCCGGCAAAACTCCCGGTCACTAATCTCTTCTTTTACTCCCGGTGGTTTAGAAATGATTCATTCAAATAATACCCATTATTGATCTGTTAAAAACCAAAGAGAAATGAAACGTAGAAAGACTCGGGCCTCCCCTTGAGGCAAAAGCGTTTGTTTAAAGACCCCGGGGGTATAAACCATAATAGGAAATTTTCCGGGGATAGAGAAACCTCAATACAAGAAAAGATTATACTTTGAACTTTTTCACCCCGGCACTAAAAGGAGGAAAAATAATGGAAATCGGTTTGCTGGGATTAGGAAAAATGGGATATGCTTTGGCGCTGAACATGCACGGGAAGGGACATAGGGTAATCGGTTACAATCGAAGTATGGATAGGGTACGGTCCTTGGAAAATGAAGGGGCTCTGGGGGCTACCTCATTGGAAAATCTGGTCAATCAACTGTCAAAGCCCCGGGTGGTATGGCTGATGGTTCCCGCGGGGGAGGCGGTGGAAGAGGTGCTTCGGGATCTGCTGCCCCTCCTGGAAAAGGGGGACATCCTCATTGACGGCGGGAACTCCAACTACAAAGATACCTTAAGACGGGCAGAGGAACTGAAATCCCAGGGAATTCATATGATGGATATCGGAACCAGCGGAGGTATTGAAGGGGCCCGCCACGGAGCCTGTATGATGGTGGGGGGAAACCAAGAGGAGTATGGTAAATTGGAAAGCCTGCTCCAAGACATTTGCCTAGAGGATGGATTGGCCCATGTAGGTCCTGTGGGGGCGGGGCATTATGTGAAAATGATTCATAACGGTATAGAATACGGCATGATGCAGGCCATTGGGGAGGGCTTTGAAATCCTGAAGGAAAGTCCCTTTGATGTGGACTACGGACAGATAGCCCAGGTGTGGCGTCATGGTTCGGTGATTCGGGGATGGCTGATGGACCTGACCCATAAAGCCTTTGTTGAGGATCCGGAACTGTCCTCGATCAAAGGAGTGGTTCATGCCTCTGGGGAAGGTCTATGGAGTGTGCAGGAAGCCCTGGCCCTGTCGATACCGGCTCCGGTTATGACCGCTGCTTTATTTACCCGTTACCGATCCCAACAGCAGGATACCTTTTCCGGGAAGGTGGTTGCCGGGCTTCGTAATCAATTTGGGGGTCACGGCACCATAAAGGATGAGTCCTGATGGAGGGCTGTTTGCTGGTTATCTTCGGAGCCACCGGGGATTTAACCTATCGCAAGCTTCTTCCTGCCCTGTATCAACTGGAAAAGAAAGCACTGTTGGCAAAAAATTTCGGACTGGTAGCAGTGGCACGGAAAAAAATTTCTACGAACACCTATATACAGGAAGCCCAAAAAGCAGTGAAAGTCCATACCGGTGAAGAATATGAAGGATTGGTTTGGGATCGGTTGAAGCAGCGTATTCACTATCACCAGCTGGAATTTAATATAGATGGAGACTACGAATCTTTAAAAAAAGTGTTGGAAAATCTTGATCGGGATATAGATGGGGAGGGGAATCGGCTGTTTTATTTGGCCGTAGCTCCTGAATATTTCAGCAACATCGCCGGGGCCATTAAAAGGATGGACTTATACCGGAAAAATCAAGGGTGGAAACGGTTGATGGTGGAAAAACCCTTCGGTAGTGACCTAAAATCCGCAACCAGTTTGAATGAAGCCCTGACATTGGCCTTTGAAGAAAAAGAGATTTATCGGGTGGATCATTATCTGATGAAAGAGATGGTACAGAATCTTATAATGATTCGGGCGGCCAACCAAATTTTTGAACCTACCTGGAATCGTGAGCATATCGATCATGTGCAGATCATATCCACGGAATCGGAGGGGGTAGGCCGGCGGGGGGAATACTATGATCAAGCCGGTGCTCTCCGGGACATGGTGCAAAATCACATGCTCCAGATGGTGGCTCTGGCGGCGGTGGATCTGCCGGGAAATCTTACGGCGAAAAATCTCCGAGAAGAAAAAGTTCGAGTGCTTCAAAGTTTGATCCCTTTTAAAGAGGACAGCATAGAAGAGCAAATGGTCCTGGGACAGTACCAAGGTTATCAGCAGGAACCGGGGGTGAGGGAAGAATCATCTACGGAAACCTATGTAGCCCTGCGGCTATTTTTAAATCATCCTAGGTGGCTGGGTGTTCCCTTTTATTTGAAAACCGGCAAAGGAATGAAGGATAAGACCGCACGAATCATCATCCAGTATAAACTACCCATGGGGTCCTGTTGCTTGGGAAAAAACAAAAAAATTGAACAGCCTAATCGATTGAGGATTAATATTCAGCCCCAGGAGGGAGTTGTATTGAGCTTTAATACCAAACAGCCGGGAACGGTGGACACCATAAGACCTGTTACCATGGACTTTTGTCAAAACTGTTTAATCGGCATGAATACCCCCGAGGCTTATGAAAAGCTTCTCGGCGACGCCATCAAGGGGGATCAGACCCTGTTTACCCACTGGGAAGAGGTGGAGGCCTCCTGGAAATGGGTGGATACCTTAATCGATTGGCGTAAACGGCATCCGTTGGAAGTTCGGAATTATAAGAAAGCATCTCAGGGTCCGAAGGAAGGGGCGGAGCTGGTGGACCGGGAA
This genomic interval carries:
- a CDS encoding GNAT family N-acetyltransferase, which encodes MPIVAKGKKTAIRPITLEDAEIFARWWNDGRVMKDVGFPEGLGISLEKVREDFQKEIREGKKGFPDSRRFVILDRLTDQPVGEISFGKIDYSKRSCRIGMKIGKVTEQGKGLGADALQTFMDYLYDRYGFWSIDIDVLSDNQRALGLYQKVGFVIEEEVQNYWTDPSGNHRDVVFLKHQREPRKLVDYLNKRCSVRDFGKEAVGETVIDEVLEAGRLSPSGGNEQPWKFALIQNRELMERIVESAYNQVWMLDASFWVVLITKIVSDDRGGRDIQKSRFPQYEDQIDEMDQAFYARLNQEEHQTKIPGTHMVLAALEHGVGSTWVSYFKVDEVQELLGLSSNEIPSEILAFGYPQKPMKSTGKKPMESILLRYD
- the gnd gene encoding phosphogluconate dehydrogenase (NAD(+)-dependent, decarboxylating) — protein: MEIGLLGLGKMGYALALNMHGKGHRVIGYNRSMDRVRSLENEGALGATSLENLVNQLSKPRVVWLMVPAGEAVEEVLRDLLPLLEKGDILIDGGNSNYKDTLRRAEELKSQGIHMMDIGTSGGIEGARHGACMMVGGNQEEYGKLESLLQDICLEDGLAHVGPVGAGHYVKMIHNGIEYGMMQAIGEGFEILKESPFDVDYGQIAQVWRHGSVIRGWLMDLTHKAFVEDPELSSIKGVVHASGEGLWSVQEALALSIPAPVMTAALFTRYRSQQQDTFSGKVVAGLRNQFGGHGTIKDES
- the zwf gene encoding glucose-6-phosphate dehydrogenase: MEGCLLVIFGATGDLTYRKLLPALYQLEKKALLAKNFGLVAVARKKISTNTYIQEAQKAVKVHTGEEYEGLVWDRLKQRIHYHQLEFNIDGDYESLKKVLENLDRDIDGEGNRLFYLAVAPEYFSNIAGAIKRMDLYRKNQGWKRLMVEKPFGSDLKSATSLNEALTLAFEEKEIYRVDHYLMKEMVQNLIMIRAANQIFEPTWNREHIDHVQIISTESEGVGRRGEYYDQAGALRDMVQNHMLQMVALAAVDLPGNLTAKNLREEKVRVLQSLIPFKEDSIEEQMVLGQYQGYQQEPGVREESSTETYVALRLFLNHPRWLGVPFYLKTGKGMKDKTARIIIQYKLPMGSCCLGKNKKIEQPNRLRINIQPQEGVVLSFNTKQPGTVDTIRPVTMDFCQNCLIGMNTPEAYEKLLGDAIKGDQTLFTHWEEVEASWKWVDTLIDWRKRHPLEVRNYKKASQGPKEGAELVDREPGRQWL